In the genome of Caenorhabditis elegans chromosome IV, the window CTTGCCATGTATGTAGTTACTGTAATCTGTGGTCTTATGATCCATTCACTACTCACTCTTCcacttttatattttcttgtcACCAAAAAATCGCCATTTGCCTTCATGACTGGAATGCTTCAAGCACTTGCAACTGCTTTTGGAACAGCATCATCCGGAGCCACGTTGCCAGTAACATTCCGTGCGctggaagaaaatttgaaaatagatcGAAGAGTGACTCGATTTGTACTGCCACTTGGTGCCACAATTACAATGGACGGAACAGCACTTTATGAGGCTGTGGCTGTTATTTTCATTGCTCAATTACATAATATTAAATTAAGTTTGATGGATTTAGTGACAATCAGTATCACAACTACAGTTGCTTCAATTGGTTCTGGATCAGTTCCAGCTGGTTTAGACACAATTGTTATTGTATTGACAACTGTTGGATTACCGGCAAAGGATCTTAGTTTGTTGCTTACAGTTGATTGGTTACTGTAagttttatgagaaaatacttcaaattgaattcaaaactttcagtccaagttttggcaaattgccaaaattttcaaaattttagaaaaccttCGAGCTGCTCGCTGCCACTGTTTGACAGTAACAAAatgtcaaactttttgaaaagttttactgttTTGCAATTCTCGCACCATAGTACCACCTGTAAAAAAGCTTAATTTTACCTGAAGTATTACGAAAGTGCATGTGACGCcaaataatttaattgaaatactTTCAGTGATCGCATCCGGACGTCTGTCAATGTTCTTGGAGACAGTTTCGGTGCAGGAATCATTCATCATCTTACCCGTTCCTCATTACTGGAAGCTGATACCGATGAGCTTATTCGTCAGATTCGTGAAGACATTGATATTCTGAATAACCCCCATCAAGACACTCTTCCAATTTCTCATCATAGTGTTCAATCTACTATTCAAAATACACAGAATGCAATGCAGGTAATGCTCTCACAGTATCCtccagttttttatttatttctgatTGTATTCAGGCTCCCCATGTCTACTCTAAATCAGCCCGAGCGTCTTTCGCGCCAATTCCAAACGAAGAGGAACGAAAAGCGTTGCTGAAAGAATCGATTGCATTGAACAAGTCTGACACCCATATtgtctaaaattgaaaattctcaattatATTTCATTGCCGTAATCTCCAAAGTC includes:
- the glt-3 gene encoding Putative sodium-dependent excitatory amino acid transporter glt-3 (Confirmed by transcript evidence); the encoded protein is MGMKKDLLLVLTIESVVLGVVLGFVIRPFNPSNDTISLIGFPGEIFMQIVEMMILPLIMSSVISALAQVRARDARRIGIVTIIYYMITTFLATFTGIILVSSIHPGDPELIHELGEGTLENTALSTLDTFLDQIRNMFPENIIQATFQQVQTEYMPIKPSRVRNATSMNMTSEVLHKQTLTYTNEMNVLGLIVFCSGFGIILSILGDQARLMINFFIVLDAIIMRWISALMWCYPIGILSLVCKNIIDIDNLTETAQALAMYVVTVICGLMIHSLLTLPLLYFLVTKKSPFAFMTGMLQALATAFGTASSGATLPVTFRALEENLKIDRRVTRFVLPLGATITMDGTALYEAVAVIFIAQLHNIKLSLMDLVTISITTTVASIGSGSVPAGLDTIVIVLTTVGLPAKDLSLLLTVDWLLDRIRTSVNVLGDSFGAGIIHHLTRSSLLEADTDELIRQIREDIDILNNPHQDTLPISHHSVQSTIQNTQNAMQAPHVYSKSARASFAPIPNEEERKALLKESIALNKSDTHIV